A genomic segment from Planctomycetaceae bacterium encodes:
- a CDS encoding MFS transporter, with product MNHNVPRATLRAKGLHPKQGLAFFSMAILYLFYYFCKYNLGPATDDIQNEFGISSAAFGWVMTTFTLVYAGGQFINGFLGDRYGPKNILILGGLGSVIANLYFGISASLTFFVLFWAMNGYFSSCGWAPGSRILFNWFPEKRWGTYMGIYNALCYTGGAIVTIVAGFAISYLGWRGAFSIPAAFLLVMTLVFMIVGKNKPQDAGLQPEWEQPHSGDQPVRRTGAKEYWAAFSNYRMILAYVSGFGANFVRWGIITWMVKILKVHVSEGGFGIPLIIAGIIASLAHWGGAFFSIVLGVVTDRVFKGMRWQTITIGFVLAALPLFYIAQGPKTITGATLWTVWVPPEKAKTVARKPQTAPATPKTAPAATAMAATERTAATEPAKVPVPITTGILLLSLAMFLSGGLIQAVQTPLFDLPGDILGKELSGTGVGILDGWMYVGASFAGVFLGWWLDSFGLLAGVTLMAFVSVASGLVIIPIRK from the coding sequence TTGAACCACAACGTTCCCCGCGCCACTCTCCGAGCCAAAGGCCTTCATCCCAAACAGGGGCTGGCCTTTTTCAGCATGGCGATCCTGTACCTGTTCTATTATTTCTGCAAGTACAACCTCGGCCCGGCCACCGATGACATTCAAAATGAGTTCGGCATCAGCAGTGCGGCGTTCGGGTGGGTAATGACCACGTTCACACTGGTCTACGCCGGCGGGCAGTTCATCAACGGGTTCCTGGGCGATCGGTACGGACCCAAGAATATCCTGATCCTGGGCGGGCTGGGCAGCGTGATCGCCAACTTGTATTTCGGCATCTCGGCGTCGCTGACATTCTTTGTGCTCTTCTGGGCGATGAACGGCTATTTCTCTTCCTGCGGATGGGCGCCGGGCTCCCGCATCCTGTTCAACTGGTTCCCCGAGAAGCGATGGGGAACGTACATGGGCATCTACAACGCCCTGTGCTACACCGGTGGAGCCATCGTGACCATCGTGGCGGGTTTCGCCATTTCCTATCTCGGTTGGCGCGGCGCGTTTTCCATCCCAGCCGCCTTCCTGCTGGTCATGACGCTGGTGTTCATGATTGTCGGCAAGAACAAACCTCAGGACGCGGGCCTCCAGCCGGAATGGGAGCAACCGCACAGCGGCGACCAACCGGTTCGGCGAACCGGGGCGAAGGAGTACTGGGCGGCCTTCAGTAATTACAGGATGATTCTGGCTTACGTATCGGGGTTCGGTGCGAATTTCGTGCGGTGGGGGATCATCACGTGGATGGTCAAGATCCTCAAGGTGCATGTCAGCGAGGGCGGGTTCGGCATTCCTCTGATCATCGCCGGCATCATCGCCTCGCTGGCTCATTGGGGCGGGGCTTTCTTCTCGATTGTCCTGGGCGTGGTCACCGACCGGGTGTTCAAAGGCATGCGATGGCAGACGATCACCATTGGATTTGTTCTGGCGGCCCTTCCCTTGTTCTATATCGCCCAGGGGCCCAAGACCATCACCGGCGCGACGCTCTGGACCGTCTGGGTGCCGCCTGAGAAAGCCAAAACAGTCGCCCGGAAGCCGCAGACGGCGCCGGCGACGCCCAAGACCGCCCCTGCCGCCACCGCCATGGCCGCGACCGAGAGAACTGCCGCGACGGAACCCGCCAAAGTTCCCGTGCCCATCACCACCGGAATCTTGCTGCTGTCGCTGGCGATGTTCCTCTCCGGCGGGCTGATTCAGGCCGTGCAGACGCCGCTGTTCGACTTGCCCGGCGACATCCTGGGCAAGGAACTCAGCGGCACGGGCGTGGGGATTCTCGACGGCTGGATGTATGTCGGAGCGTCCTTTGCCGGGGTATTCCTGGGATGGTGGCTGGATTCCTTCGGGTTGCTCGCCGGCGTGACGCTGATGGCGTTTGTCAGCGTCGCCAGCGGACTGGTGATCATCCCGATCCGGAAATAG
- a CDS encoding 2-aminoethylphosphonate--pyruvate transaminase encodes MQSRKSISGWKDKILFTPGPLTTSRTVKQALLRDLGSRDFEFISLIKDIRDGLVAVGQASTDKYTTVIVQGSGTFALEAVVGSTTPPNGKFMVLINGAYGHRIAKMGKVLKIDTIPVEFPENIKVDPVKVAEALKANPGVTNVAVVHCETTTGIINPIKEIGAVVKKAGAKYFVDGMSSFGAVPLSLEECQIDYLVSSANKCIEGVPGFSFAVCRIESLLATKGYARSLSLDLLDQYQGFEKNGQFRFTPPTHAMIAFRQALAELEAEGGVPGRAARYKSNYDTLVAGMRQMGFKEYLPAADQGYIITSFVYPKDPNFDFEAFYEKLNERDYVIYPGKVSNADCFRIGNIGRIFPSDVQDLLGVIRETIAQMGVKL; translated from the coding sequence ATGCAGAGCCGGAAATCAATCTCGGGTTGGAAAGACAAAATCCTCTTCACGCCAGGACCACTGACCACCAGCCGCACCGTCAAGCAGGCGCTGCTGCGCGACCTGGGCAGCCGCGACTTCGAATTCATCAGCCTCATCAAGGACATCCGCGACGGGCTCGTCGCCGTCGGGCAGGCGTCCACCGACAAGTACACCACCGTCATTGTCCAGGGCAGCGGCACGTTCGCCCTCGAGGCCGTCGTCGGCTCGACCACCCCGCCAAACGGCAAGTTCATGGTGCTCATCAACGGCGCGTACGGCCACCGTATCGCCAAGATGGGTAAGGTCCTCAAGATCGACACGATCCCCGTCGAGTTCCCCGAGAACATTAAGGTCGACCCGGTCAAGGTCGCCGAAGCCCTCAAGGCCAACCCCGGCGTGACGAACGTGGCCGTCGTCCACTGCGAGACCACCACCGGCATCATCAACCCTATCAAGGAAATCGGCGCGGTCGTCAAGAAGGCCGGCGCGAAATACTTCGTCGACGGCATGAGCAGTTTCGGCGCCGTCCCGCTGTCGCTGGAAGAATGCCAGATCGACTACCTGGTCTCCTCGGCCAACAAGTGCATCGAAGGCGTGCCGGGCTTCTCCTTCGCCGTCTGCCGCATCGAGAGCCTGCTGGCGACCAAGGGCTACGCCCGCAGCCTGAGCCTGGACCTGCTCGACCAGTACCAGGGCTTCGAGAAGAACGGGCAATTCCGCTTCACGCCCCCGACCCACGCGATGATCGCCTTCCGGCAGGCGCTGGCCGAACTCGAAGCCGAGGGCGGCGTGCCCGGACGCGCGGCGCGGTACAAGTCCAACTACGACACGCTGGTGGCCGGCATGCGGCAGATGGGCTTCAAGGAATACCTGCCCGCCGCTGACCAGGGCTACATCATCACCTCGTTCGTGTACCCCAAGGACCCGAACTTCGACTTCGAGGCCTTCTACGAAAAGCTCAACGAGCGCGACTACGTGATTTATCCCGGCAAGGTCTCCAACGCCGACTGTTTCCGCATCGGAAATATCGGCCGCATCTTCCCCTCGGACGTACAAGACCTGCTGGGCGTGATCCGCGAGACGATCGCCCAGATGGGCGTGAAGCTGTAG